The genomic region CCGCAGTTAAGTTACCAAGTACCGTCTCCAAAAACGTTTTTGATTCTTGCAAAGATGTTCTGGTATCGGCTAGTTGACGGGTCATAACGTTAAATTGGCGGGTCAGCATGCCCAGCTCGTCCCCCGTATCTAATTCTGGCTTAGGTGATAAATCGCCTTTTGCAACAGCTTGCGTTCCCTTTAATAACATGAGTAAAGGTCGCGCCAATTGGCGACCAAGCATCAGCGCAAGCGTGATGGCTACAAATAACGCAAAAAATAGGGTTAATGTCAGCGTGCCCACAAACATTTTGCGTAGGCCCGTACGTCCTAAGGACTTTTCTTGGTATTCGCTATAGGCAGACTCAACCGCAAAAATGTTCTTGGCTAATGGGCTAGGAATCAGACGCACTAATTGTAAAAAATACTTATCTTCGACATCACGTTTGCCTTGAACCACTTTTTTTCGAACTATAGGCACTATCGCCCTGACTTGATAAGCGCGCTGTCCCTCTTCCACCTCTATTTGATCAATAAAGGTAAGGCCATTTTTTTTAAATGCCTCTGCAACTACATCGGCACTAGGCGCAGGCAAATATTTTTTAGAGCTGGGCTCACTCGATAAAATTAAATTACGCCGTATATCAAAAAGGCTGACCTCTTGGATGCCAAATTGATTACGAATCTTCATTACCATGGCGCCGACTTGATCAGAACTGGTTCCCGAAGGAACTTGGGTGATCTGTTCGGCAATGAAATTTCCCTCAGCCAAAATCTCTTCTTGAGCAATCTGCAAGGTTACTCGACCCAACTCTAAGCCAGAGTTGAGTGCGGACTCCACCTTGACATCAAACCAGGTTTCAATACTTCGAGAAACGAATTGCAAGGAAACGCCATACAGAATTAATCCGGGTACGACTCCAACCAAAGCAAAAATCATTGCTAACTTGGCAATCAGGCGGGTACCGAAACGCCCCTTATGCCAGCGAATAGCAATCACTATCACTAAAGTCAAAATGACTAAAGTTAAACAAATACCAATTGCTATATTGGCTGCATAAAGCCAAATAAAATAGTTGTCAAAAAATTCAGTATTAGATGATGCGATAGATAGCAGCACCAATAGCACCAGCGCAAAGGTACCAATGACCGCAATTGATATAGGTAGCGCCCGCCTTTTCCAAACTTCTTTTTGGGCAGACTCCAGCTTAAAAAAAGTAAATGGCGTCATCGTCTAATCGGGCTGGGCCCATTTGGCAGAAAAGGAAGTCGTGCCCAGTCACTAGAAAGGTTCCATTCTCGATTATTTAAAGCATTTACTTGAAACGGCTTCGGTAACTTACTTAAATCCAAAGTCAGTCTGAGGGCTGCGTTATAAGATTTGCTGGGATCTAGCTGGCTACTATCAACCACTCGCCAACCTCCAATTGTGCCTACTGCCTGCAAGGCTTCAAAAATGGTTTTCGCAGAAAAGCTAAATCCTTCTGAGGCAATACGATACTGCTGAGTTAGCGGTTGGTAAGACAGACGCGTATTGCGCACTGTAAGTGCAGGCCGCTCGTCAAACCAATACCATCGAGAGCGGGTAACCTCAAACTCTGTTTGAAAATGTAAGACCAAACCCTTCTGAAGGGCATCTTCTAATCCAGGGGTCAGCTCAATCTGGAAGGTCGCATTGAGTAGCCACTCACTATCCACTTTCTCTAACTCGAGAGATTTGAGCTTAATGCCTTCCGCACTTACTCCTGCCGCGAACAGGCTTAGCGATAACAGCATACAAAATAGGAATTGTTTACAGCGTTGGCTCATGGCCCATTTTTCTTAAACAAGGCATAGTAAAAACCATCATTAGTCTCGGTGGGCAAAATTTGTCCGGGGGCGCTTAATCGTAACGCATCTGCATGCTGTGCAGAAAACCAAAGTGCCTGCATTTCTCCCTCTTCAGGAAATACTGAACAGGTCACATACAAGAGCAGGCCACCTGGCTTGAGCATCTTCCAAGACTGGGCCAGAATGGCACGTTGTCGCAGCTGTAACGCTCCAATATCAGCTTCACGCCTTAAAAACGGAATATCGGGATGTCGAGCTACGATACCCGATGCAGAACAGGGCGCATCCAATAAAATTTTATCGAATAGCTTTCCGTCCCACCAAGCGCTCTTCGAGGCATCACCGCGCACCACCCGAACAGCATCAGATTGCAAGCGCAGACGATCCAAATTACCGCCAATTTTACCGAGGCGTTCGCCATCCAATTCCAAGGCAGTCATCTCACATTGGGCTAACTCTAATAAGTGCGCTGTTTTTCCGCCCGGTGCTGCACAAGCATCCAAGATCCGATCACCCGGCTTGGGATCCAGCAATATAGCGGCAATTTGTGCGCCTGCATCTTGCACAGAAACGGCGCCACTATAAAACCCAGGCAGTTCGGAGACGGGAACTGGTTCACGCAACAATAATGCCGAATCCAATGAAACGCCTGCAATATCCTCAATAGGCTCAGCTGCAATACCAACTTCGCTCAGCAAGTCTTGGTATGCCGCACGCGTATATTGCTGGCTATTGACTCGCAATATGAGGGGGGCACGTTGAGCCTGCTGAATCAGCATGGCATGCCACACTTTTGAGTAATTTTTCTTAAGATTTGCACGCCACCAAGGTGGGAAAAACATAGGTATGGGGTCTGGGGGGTAAGGTCTATTTGCCTCTTCCTGAACCAGTAGGCTAACCTTGCGCAAAACAGCATTCACCAATCCTTTGGCATACATAGTTGGCTCGTACTCACTACATGCTTTTACCGCTTGATCCACAATCGTATGCACTGCATAGCCTTTGCCATCAGTACTGCTCTGTAGAAATAGAGGAATGGCTACACTCAAAAGATATTCCACTTCTACAGGCGGCGTCTTGGGAATAAATTGTTTAATGAGCTCATGTGATCTCACCCATTTACGTAAAGTATCAAAGGTGAGGCTTTGTACGATAGGTCGTTCGTGAGCATCTAGCTGATCCAAGACTTCTGTCAGCGATCTTCCAAGCATCACCTCTCCAATCGCTTGGGCAGAAATAGTGATTGCTTCCGATAGGGGGAGGCTGCGTGATGTTGCTTGATCAGTCACAAGATTCCATTCTGGGTAAACGAG from Polynucleobacter antarcticus harbors:
- a CDS encoding DUF4390 domain-containing protein, whose protein sequence is MSQRCKQFLFCMLLSLSLFAAGVSAEGIKLKSLELEKVDSEWLLNATFQIELTPGLEDALQKGLVLHFQTEFEVTRSRWYWFDERPALTVRNTRLSYQPLTQQYRIASEGFSFSAKTIFEALQAVGTIGGWRVVDSSQLDPSKSYNAALRLTLDLSKLPKPFQVNALNNREWNLSSDWARLPFLPNGPSPIRR
- a CDS encoding ATP-binding protein — translated: MTPFTFFKLESAQKEVWKRRALPISIAVIGTFALVLLVLLSIASSNTEFFDNYFIWLYAANIAIGICLTLVILTLVIVIAIRWHKGRFGTRLIAKLAMIFALVGVVPGLILYGVSLQFVSRSIETWFDVKVESALNSGLELGRVTLQIAQEEILAEGNFIAEQITQVPSGTSSDQVGAMVMKIRNQFGIQEVSLFDIRRNLILSSEPSSKKYLPAPSADVVAEAFKKNGLTFIDQIEVEEGQRAYQVRAIVPIVRKKVVQGKRDVEDKYFLQLVRLIPSPLAKNIFAVESAYSEYQEKSLGRTGLRKMFVGTLTLTLFFALFVAITLALMLGRQLARPLLMLLKGTQAVAKGDLSPKPELDTGDELGMLTRQFNVMTRQLADTRTSLQESKTFLETVLGNLTAGVCIFDRNFNVVSSNAGADRIFGQDLTQLDGRPLSDAPTLIEFEQTIKEGFATMKLAVGADGDPADPERQQVAPVWQKQIQLHRTNEFENELEVTLFVRGTELNSDLRMVVFDDITDVVSAQRSIAWSEVARRLAHEIKNPLTPIQLSAERLQHKLAGKLTPEQEEMMNRSTETIIGQVQAMKEMVNDFRDFAKTPGLQLKPLSINALTQEILGLYEGSSLKTRLDDHCPNIMGDPTQLRQVIHNLLQNAQDATLEGAHQDASVEIKTELVPYGELNGAMQNAVRLTISDSGSGFPAKILARAFEPYITTKSKGTGLGLAVVKKIVDDHGAKIEIRNRVRGDEVVGAQVSILFMNLAKEAA
- the rsmB gene encoding 16S rRNA (cytosine(967)-C(5))-methyltransferase RsmB → MTDQATSRSLPLSEAITISAQAIGEVMLGRSLTEVLDQLDAHERPIVQSLTFDTLRKWVRSHELIKQFIPKTPPVEVEYLLSVAIPLFLQSSTDGKGYAVHTIVDQAVKACSEYEPTMYAKGLVNAVLRKVSLLVQEEANRPYPPDPIPMFFPPWWRANLKKNYSKVWHAMLIQQAQRAPLILRVNSQQYTRAAYQDLLSEVGIAAEPIEDIAGVSLDSALLLREPVPVSELPGFYSGAVSVQDAGAQIAAILLDPKPGDRILDACAAPGGKTAHLLELAQCEMTALELDGERLGKIGGNLDRLRLQSDAVRVVRGDASKSAWWDGKLFDKILLDAPCSASGIVARHPDIPFLRREADIGALQLRQRAILAQSWKMLKPGGLLLYVTCSVFPEEGEMQALWFSAQHADALRLSAPGQILPTETNDGFYYALFKKNGP